In one window of Phoenix dactylifera cultivar Barhee BC4 unplaced genomic scaffold, palm_55x_up_171113_PBpolish2nd_filt_p 000655F, whole genome shotgun sequence DNA:
- the LOC120106831 gene encoding probable long-chain-alcohol O-fatty-acyltransferase 5 — protein sequence MGAVLAVAVPATLVTWITILVLLALFKLLLLAFGLGPLCPSLPLLPFLFTSFFPVKIQTKPKPKPPISSSLSTLHRLITAVRVLLLATIISSYRYSDRMHPYLLLAIYCCHIYLILDLGLASIAKIATGLLGLELEPQFNNPLGASSLQDFWGRRWNLMVSSILRPSVYDPVQARWGLDAGILATFFVSGLMHELMFYYLTLALPTGEVTAFFVLHGLLTVAKRKVRKAGWWRPHPVVAAPLALGLIVGTGYWLFFPPLLRGGADAVGLVEFSAVMGVFQTPSNIPCTFC from the coding sequence ATGGGGGCGGTGCTGGCCGTGGCGGTGCCGGCCACGTTGGTCACCTGGATCACGATCCTCGTGCTACTCGCCCTCttcaagctcctcctcctcgccttCGGCCTCGGCCCCCTCTGcccctccctcccccttctccccttcCTGTTCACCTCCTTCTTCCCTGTCAAGATCCAAACCAAACCCAAGCCCAAACCTCCCATCTCTTCATCTTTGTCCACCCTTCACCGCCTCATCACTGCCGTCAGGGTTCTCCTCTTGGCCACCATCATCTCCAGCTACCGCTATAGTGATAGAATGCATCCGTACCTCCTCCTCGCCATCTACTGCTGCCACATCTACCTGATCCTAGATCTCGGTCTCGCCTCCATTGCCAAGATCGCCACCGGTCTCCTTGGCCTCGAGCTGGAGCCCCAGTTCAACAACCCCTTAGGCGCCTCCTCCCTTCAGGACTTCTGGGGCCGCCGCTGGAACCTCATGGTCTCTTCCATCCTCCGCCCCTCCGTCTACGACCCCGTTCAAGCCCGCTGGGGGCTCGACGCCGGCATCCTCGCCACCTTCTTCGTCTCCGGCCTCATGCACGAGCTCATGTTCTACTACCTCACCTTGGCACTTCCCACCGGGGAGGTTACCGCGTTCTTCGTCCTCCACGGGCTGCTCACGGTGGCGAAGAGGAAGGTTCGGAAGGCCGGCTGGTGGCGGCCGCACCCCGTCGTGGCGGCGCCGCTTGCACTCGGGTTGATCGTCGGCACCGGGTACTGGCTCTTCTTCCCGCCCCTCCTGAGAGGTGGGGCCGACGCGGTGGGGCTGGTGGAGTTTTCTGCTGTGATGGGAGTTTTCCAAACCCCCTCCAATATCCCATGTACTTTTTGCTGA